From Candidatus Hadarchaeales archaeon, one genomic window encodes:
- a CDS encoding ATP-binding cassette domain-containing protein, producing the protein MGDVIKAEGLTKVFNGFTAVDHITFRVREGEIFGFLGPNGAGKTTTIHMLTTVLKPTSGRAEVCGYDVVREPEKVRRSIGVVPQEYTADEDLTGYENVMLCADLYGLPKEEARRRALELLSLVQLEPFKDKRVETYSGGMRRRLELACGLINRPKVLFLDEPTLGLDVQTRTSIWRYILYLRETFGMTIFLTTHYLEEADHLCDRIAIIDHGKIVGEGSPSELKDSLGGDLLTLECEGEGVEEVLGEIDGVKEVKKEGTEYRIKVNKGESVAPLLLKALGERRLTVKRLSLTKPTLNEVYLEKTGRSFRDQEEKPEENLRQRITLWRARR; encoded by the coding sequence GTCGACCACATCACCTTCCGGGTGAGGGAAGGGGAGATCTTCGGCTTTCTTGGACCCAACGGGGCTGGAAAAACCACCACCATCCACATGCTCACCACCGTCCTCAAACCCACCAGTGGAAGGGCTGAGGTATGCGGTTACGATGTGGTTAGGGAACCGGAAAAGGTGAGGAGATCCATAGGAGTGGTGCCCCAGGAGTATACCGCAGACGAGGATCTCACCGGGTATGAAAACGTGATGCTCTGTGCGGATCTCTACGGGCTCCCGAAGGAAGAAGCGAGAAGAAGGGCCCTCGAACTTCTCTCCCTGGTACAGCTGGAACCCTTCAAGGACAAGAGGGTGGAGACCTACTCCGGTGGGATGAGGAGGAGGCTGGAGTTGGCCTGCGGGCTCATCAACCGCCCGAAGGTGCTCTTCTTGGACGAACCCACGCTGGGACTTGACGTTCAGACCAGAACTTCCATCTGGAGGTACATCCTCTATCTCAGGGAAACCTTTGGGATGACGATTTTCCTCACCACCCATTACTTGGAGGAGGCAGATCATCTCTGCGATCGTATCGCCATCATCGACCACGGGAAGATCGTGGGAGAGGGAAGTCCTTCGGAACTTAAGGACTCACTGGGAGGAGACCTCCTGACGCTGGAATGCGAAGGTGAAGGCGTGGAGGAAGTACTCGGGGAGATAGATGGGGTGAAGGAAGTGAAGAAGGAAGGAACGGAGTACAGGATAAAGGTGAACAAAGGGGAGAGCGTTGCCCCCCTCCTCCTCAAGGCCCTGGGGGAAAGGAGGCTGACGGTCAAACGACTTTCCCTCACGAAACCCACTTTAAACGAAGTCTATTTGGAAAAGACCGGAAGATCCTTCAGGGACCAGGAAGAAAAGCCGGAGGAGAACCTCAGGCAGAGGATTACCCTATGGAGAGCCAGGAGATGA
- a CDS encoding ABC transporter permease, translating to MESQEMKGRPLQGFLALTHRELKKWYKEPLLLLITILQPLIWMIFLGKAMNLEAVFGGGLPPDLARQLMLRSFGTADYFSFMAIGMIAVTCLFTTMFTGFSIIWDRRLGFLNKVLSTPVSRVSVVFAKVFYATLRSSFQVLIILSAAFALGLQTGPGFHPLYLLGVLLVTFMVCVTFSSLFLMLALRSTRWETPMAMVNLLVMPLMFASNVFFPLELMPGWLKTVASFNPLSYTNDALRQFTIYELDLNALLKDLTYLGLFCLFISSLSIYLAKKYLSR from the coding sequence ATGGAGAGCCAGGAGATGAAGGGAAGACCCCTCCAAGGCTTCCTTGCCCTTACCCACAGGGAGCTGAAGAAATGGTACAAGGAACCTCTCCTCCTCCTCATCACCATCCTCCAGCCCCTCATCTGGATGATCTTCTTGGGAAAGGCCATGAACCTAGAGGCCGTTTTCGGAGGGGGGTTACCGCCCGACTTGGCAAGACAGCTCATGCTCCGCTCCTTCGGAACCGCAGATTACTTCTCCTTCATGGCTATAGGCATGATAGCCGTCACCTGTCTCTTCACCACGATGTTCACGGGCTTCTCCATCATCTGGGATCGCAGGCTGGGCTTCCTCAACAAGGTCTTGAGCACCCCCGTCTCCAGGGTCTCCGTGGTTTTCGCTAAGGTCTTCTACGCCACCCTGCGCTCCTCCTTCCAGGTCCTCATCATTCTGTCTGCAGCCTTTGCCCTAGGCCTCCAAACGGGACCGGGCTTTCATCCCCTTTACCTGCTCGGGGTCCTCCTGGTAACCTTCATGGTATGCGTGACCTTTTCTTCCCTTTTCCTCATGCTGGCCCTCAGATCCACCCGATGGGAAACGCCGATGGCGATGGTGAACCTCTTGGTCATGCCCCTCATGTTCGCCTCCAACGTCTTCTTCCCTCTGGAGCTCATGCCCGGATGGCTCAAAACGGTGGCGAGTTTTAATCCCCTCTCCTACACCAACGACGCCCTCAGACAGTTCACCATTTACGAACTGGACCTCAATGCCCTTCTCAAAGACCTGACCTACCTGGGTCTCTTCTGTTTGTTCATTTCTTCCCTCAGCATCTACCTTGCCAAAAAATACCTTTCCCGCTAA
- the rpsJ gene encoding 30S ribosomal protein S10, producing the protein MQQAKIHLSSTDHKKLDEICAQIKDIAQRTGVSISGPIPLPTKRIVIPVKKSPDGEGTATWDKWELRIHKRLIHMSADERAMRQLMRLQVPQDVHIKIELKG; encoded by the coding sequence ATGCAGCAGGCCAAGATTCACCTTTCGAGTACGGATCACAAGAAGCTGGATGAAATCTGCGCTCAGATCAAGGACATAGCCCAGCGTACTGGAGTGAGCATTTCCGGGCCCATTCCCCTCCCCACGAAAAGGATAGTGATACCCGTGAAGAAATCTCCGGATGGGGAGGGAACGGCCACTTGGGACAAGTGGGAGCTCAGGATCCACAAGAGGCTCATCCACATGAGTGCCGATGAAAGGGCGATGCGTCAGCTCATGCGCCTACAGGTCCCCCAGGACGTTCACATCAAGATAGAGCTCAAGGGTTAG
- the tuf gene encoding translation elongation factor EF-1 subunit alpha, translating into MAKPHLNLVTMGHVDHGKSTLLGRLLFETGEVKEDEIKKFEAMGDKGKTFKFAWVFDDLKEERERGLTIDLAHRKFETNKYYFTLIDAPGHRDFVKNMITGASQADAGILVVAADDGIMPQTREHAALAFTLGVNQLVVAINKMDLVDYKKEVYEKLKSEIMEMLRVVGYRNADKFPFVPVAAFYGENVTKPSSKMSWYSGPTILEALDTFSLPPKPIDKPLRIPIQDVYSITGVGTVPVGRVETGVLKTGDTVVFEPSGKTGEVKSIEMHHEPIPKAEPGDNIGFNVRGIAKNEIKRGDVAGLPNAPPTVVSEFTARIAVLQHPTAIAAGYTPVFHVHTAQVACQITEIINKLDPKTGAVLEDHPQFIKRGDMATIKVRPTKPLVIEKVSDIPQLARFAIRDMGMTIAAGVCIDVVKAK; encoded by the coding sequence ATGGCCAAACCACACTTGAACTTGGTGACGATGGGGCACGTGGACCATGGCAAGTCCACCCTGCTAGGCAGATTGCTCTTCGAAACGGGGGAAGTGAAGGAAGATGAGATCAAGAAGTTCGAGGCGATGGGTGACAAGGGAAAAACCTTCAAGTTCGCTTGGGTTTTTGATGATCTCAAGGAAGAGAGGGAACGGGGTCTTACCATAGACCTGGCCCACAGGAAGTTCGAAACCAACAAGTATTACTTCACCTTGATAGATGCCCCAGGGCACAGGGACTTCGTCAAGAACATGATCACGGGGGCGAGCCAAGCGGATGCTGGCATCCTGGTGGTGGCGGCCGACGATGGGATCATGCCCCAGACGAGGGAGCATGCCGCCCTAGCCTTCACGCTGGGAGTGAACCAGCTGGTGGTGGCGATCAACAAAATGGATCTGGTCGATTACAAGAAAGAAGTTTACGAGAAGTTGAAATCAGAAATCATGGAAATGTTGAGGGTGGTAGGTTACAGGAACGCGGACAAGTTCCCCTTTGTCCCCGTGGCTGCTTTCTATGGAGAGAACGTGACGAAGCCCAGCAGCAAGATGAGCTGGTATAGTGGTCCCACCATCTTGGAGGCCTTGGATACCTTCAGCCTCCCACCCAAGCCCATAGACAAGCCCCTCAGGATCCCCATCCAGGATGTGTATTCCATCACTGGAGTGGGAACGGTGCCCGTGGGAAGGGTGGAGACGGGAGTGCTAAAGACGGGTGACACGGTCGTGTTTGAACCCTCCGGGAAGACAGGTGAAGTAAAATCCATAGAGATGCACCACGAGCCCATTCCCAAGGCAGAGCCTGGAGACAACATCGGGTTCAACGTTAGGGGAATAGCGAAGAACGAGATCAAGAGGGGTGATGTTGCCGGTCTTCCGAATGCACCTCCAACGGTGGTGAGTGAGTTCACCGCTAGGATCGCCGTTCTACAGCATCCCACCGCCATAGCGGCGGGTTACACACCGGTTTTCCACGTTCACACCGCCCAAGTGGCTTGCCAGATCACGGAGATCATCAACAAGCTGGACCCCAAGACTGGTGCCGTCTTGGAGGATCACCCGCAGTTCATAAAGAGGGGGGACATGGCCACCATCAAGGTGAGGCCCACGAAACCCCTGGTGATAGAGAAGGTTTCGGACATACCACAGCTCGCCAGGTTTGCCATCCGTGACATGGGTATGACCATCGCGGCCGGTGTGTGTATCGATGTGGTAAAGGCCAAGTGA
- a CDS encoding 30S ribosomal protein S7 — translation MEFKYFGKWSAEGVEIKDPGMKKYLRLQPTLSLSSGGRHASKPLGKAEVPIVERLINKIMRSGPGAKKIGGRVIRGAGACGKKHKAYNIVKRAFEIIEERTGKNPLQVLVDAIHYAAPREETTRITYGGITYHVAVDASPARGIDVALMNIAAGAFAASFRNKKPIEECLAEEIILASQYDSRSYAVARKEEIERIAEKAR, via the coding sequence GTGGAATTTAAGTACTTTGGGAAGTGGTCGGCAGAGGGGGTGGAGATAAAGGATCCTGGCATGAAGAAATATCTCAGGTTACAACCCACTCTTTCCCTTTCTTCCGGTGGAAGGCATGCCTCCAAGCCCTTGGGAAAGGCAGAAGTGCCCATCGTTGAGCGTTTGATCAACAAGATCATGAGGTCAGGGCCAGGGGCCAAAAAGATAGGGGGGAGGGTGATAAGGGGGGCCGGGGCATGCGGGAAGAAGCACAAGGCCTACAATATCGTGAAGAGAGCTTTTGAAATCATAGAAGAGAGGACGGGAAAGAATCCCTTACAGGTCTTAGTGGATGCCATCCATTACGCCGCACCCAGGGAGGAAACGACCAGGATTACCTATGGTGGTATCACCTACCATGTGGCGGTAGATGCTTCTCCCGCCAGGGGTATTGATGTGGCCTTGATGAACATAGCGGCGGGTGCCTTTGCAGCCTCCTTCCGCAACAAGAAACCCATAGAGGAATGTTTGGCCGAGGAGATCATTTTGGCTTCTCAATACGATTCCAGAAGTTATGCGGTGGCCAGAAAGGAAGAAATAGAGAGGATAGCGGAAAAAGCCAGGTGA
- a CDS encoding 30S ribosomal protein S12, with the protein MGKGEFAARKLRSDRQRFRWKDSEYKRRMLMLDKKADPLEGAPQARAIVLEKVGVEAKQPNSAIRKCVRVQIVKNGRQVTAFAPGDGAIGFIDEHDEVIIEGIGGAQGGPKGDIPGVRYKVVKVNGVSLKELVKGRKEKPTR; encoded by the coding sequence ATGGGAAAGGGAGAGTTTGCGGCTAGGAAGCTCCGTTCCGACAGACAGAGGTTCAGGTGGAAGGATTCGGAGTACAAAAGGAGGATGCTCATGCTGGACAAGAAAGCTGACCCGCTCGAAGGGGCCCCGCAAGCTAGGGCCATCGTGCTCGAGAAGGTGGGGGTGGAGGCAAAACAGCCCAACTCCGCCATCAGGAAGTGCGTGAGGGTTCAAATAGTGAAGAATGGGAGACAGGTAACTGCCTTCGCGCCCGGTGATGGGGCGATTGGATTCATCGATGAACACGATGAGGTGATCATAGAAGGAATAGGGGGGGCCCAAGGGGGTCCCAAGGGTGACATTCCTGGGGTGAGATACAAGGTGGTGAAGGTGAACGGAGTTTCTTTGAAGGAATTGGTGAAGGGGAGGAAGGAAAAACCCACGAGGTGA
- a CDS encoding NusA-like transcription termination signal-binding factor: MSITLSEEEMRYMSLLEMVSGVRARDCLLSEDKLIFLVEKELVGLCVGKNGCHIKKLRKLLGKEIEVVGYSEDPEEFLRILFSPAQINSLTFIEENGKKVAVLEVRQQDKGLAIGKGGVRLKKAKLLAQRNCGLHNIIIK, translated from the coding sequence TTGAGCATCACTCTAAGCGAGGAAGAAATGAGGTACATGTCACTCTTGGAAATGGTGAGTGGGGTGAGGGCCAGGGACTGTCTTCTGAGCGAGGACAAGTTGATCTTTTTGGTAGAAAAGGAACTGGTGGGTCTTTGCGTGGGAAAGAACGGATGTCACATAAAGAAGCTCAGGAAACTCTTGGGAAAGGAAATAGAAGTGGTGGGATATTCTGAGGATCCCGAAGAGTTCCTCAGAATCCTCTTCTCCCCGGCCCAGATAAACTCCCTGACTTTTATAGAGGAAAATGGAAAAAAAGTGGCGGTTCTTGAAGTGAGACAGCAGGACAAGGGTTTGGCCATCGGTAAAGGAGGTGTTAGGCTCAAGAAGGCGAAGTTGTTGGCACAAAGGAATTGTGGCTTACATAACATAATAATAAAATGA
- a CDS encoding 50S ribosomal protein L30e: protein MNINEEIRKAVESGKVILGTDRSLKLLRAGKVKMVIVASNCPDKVKKEVEYLSKLFGVPLFRYPGNSVELGTAVGRPFSVNVCSVLDPGNSNILSTVVG, encoded by the coding sequence GTGAACATAAATGAAGAGATAAGAAAGGCGGTGGAGAGCGGGAAGGTAATCTTGGGAACGGATCGTTCTCTGAAACTTCTTAGGGCGGGAAAGGTAAAGATGGTCATAGTAGCTTCCAACTGTCCGGATAAAGTGAAGAAGGAAGTCGAATACCTTTCAAAGCTTTTCGGCGTTCCCCTCTTTCGGTATCCCGGAAACAGCGTGGAGCTGGGAACGGCAGTGGGAAGACCTTTCTCCGTGAACGTGTGTTCGGTGTTGGATCCCGGCAATTCCAACATTCTCTCCACGGTGGTGGGTTGA
- the rpoA2 gene encoding DNA-directed RNA polymerase subunit A'' produces MVGVSPETIKSEVRKLEGEVPPAIIEELEHTLLKVSKEKAITTETLQQVIEAVKEAYLSSLVEPGEAVGTVAAQSIGEPGTQMTLRTFHYAGVAELNVTLGLPRLIEILDTRRTPSAALMTVYLEPPYSKDKEKAKALAQEIEMTTVEDIISEMETDLINMQLLLSLNRSRLRQRNLTPSKVAEILSQELGPKVKINMDENKIRIRMGEEEGLSELRRLAARVRKLRLKGIRDITKVVVKKEGEEYVIYTEGSNFAEVLKIEGVDKRRTVTNNIREIEEILGIEAARNALIKEMMETLKEQGLEVDIRHIMLVADMMTAKGEVRQIGRHGVSGEKASVLARAAFEITLKHLLEASLRGEVDRLRGVTESIITGNPIPLGTGAVRLVMQGGKSEHK; encoded by the coding sequence ATGGTGGGAGTTTCCCCAGAAACCATCAAGTCCGAAGTTAGGAAGTTGGAAGGGGAAGTACCCCCCGCCATCATAGAGGAGCTCGAGCACACCCTCTTGAAGGTGAGCAAGGAAAAAGCCATAACTACGGAAACCCTTCAGCAGGTCATAGAGGCGGTGAAGGAGGCCTATCTTTCTTCCCTGGTGGAGCCTGGAGAGGCGGTAGGAACGGTGGCGGCACAGTCTATTGGGGAGCCTGGTACTCAGATGACCCTTCGTACCTTCCACTATGCTGGAGTGGCGGAATTGAACGTTACTCTGGGTTTGCCCAGACTCATAGAGATCCTGGACACTAGGAGGACTCCCTCGGCTGCCTTGATGACGGTCTACTTAGAGCCTCCTTATTCCAAAGACAAGGAAAAGGCCAAGGCCCTTGCCCAGGAGATTGAGATGACTACGGTGGAAGACATCATTTCCGAAATGGAAACGGACCTCATCAACATGCAGCTCTTACTTTCCCTGAACCGCTCCAGGCTTCGTCAGAGGAATCTCACTCCCAGTAAGGTGGCGGAAATCCTCTCCCAAGAATTGGGACCAAAGGTGAAGATAAACATGGATGAAAACAAAATCAGGATAAGGATGGGTGAGGAAGAAGGTCTTTCCGAACTACGTAGGTTGGCGGCCAGGGTGAGGAAACTCAGGCTGAAGGGCATCAGGGACATCACAAAGGTGGTGGTGAAGAAGGAGGGAGAAGAGTATGTGATATACACGGAAGGATCCAACTTCGCAGAGGTCCTGAAGATAGAAGGAGTGGACAAGAGGAGGACCGTAACCAATAACATTCGGGAAATAGAAGAAATCTTGGGGATAGAGGCGGCTAGAAATGCCTTGATAAAGGAGATGATGGAAACTTTGAAGGAGCAGGGGCTGGAAGTGGATATAAGGCACATCATGCTGGTGGCGGATATGATGACGGCCAAGGGTGAAGTAAGGCAAATAGGCAGACACGGGGTAAGTGGGGAGAAGGCCAGTGTGCTTGCTAGGGCGGCCTTTGAAATCACCCTCAAACATCTGTTGGAGGCCAGCTTGAGGGGAGAAGTGGACAGGTTGAGGGGAGTAACGGAGAGTATCATTACGGGGAATCCCATTCCGCTGGGGACTGGTGCAGTACGTCTAGTGATGCAAGGTGGTAAAAGTGAACATAAATGA
- a CDS encoding DNA-directed RNA polymerase subunit A', with amino-acid sequence MRPQRAIESIQFSLLSPDEIRKMSVTRIVTADTYDEDGFPIERGLMDRRLGVVEPGLTCKTCGGGPKECPGHFGHIELARPVIHVNYVETIFDLLQSTCRKCGRILLKEEEREKFLQEMEEKEEWWKVSEKAVQAARGRKECPHCGEKQEEVKFEKPFTFVEGKGRLTPSDIRARLERIRNEDLKLLGINPSIRPEWMVLQVLLVPPVTVRPSITLETGVRSEDDLTHKLVDIIRINQRLAENMEAGAPHLIVEDLWELLQYHVATYFSNEISGVPPARHRSGRVLRTLGQRLKGKEGRFRGNLSGKRVDFSARAVISPDPCLKFDEVGVPEYVARVLTVRTRVTTFNLEEMRELVRRGVEKYPGAQWVISPDGKRYDLRYADREELAQKLEPGYIVERNLRDGDIVLFNRQPSLHRMSIMAHKVRVMPGLTFRLNLCVCPLYNADFDGDEMNLHVPQSEEAQVEAMILMAVQNQIISPRFGGPIIGGIQDHITGAYLLTRKETLLDREKACQLLLQAGVEPILPEPAVRREGKEYWTGKQIFSILLPKDFNLTYRAKICEGCSKCKEKECEKEAYVVIEKGELKYGVIDAHAYKALDKCELWDRLTKEYGVERASEFLNQVTRLSIAAATMLGFTTSIEDEDIPLIAKERIEEKIEEAKKKVQQLIEIYEKEELEPLPGRSMRETLEMRIMEVLAEVRDEAGEVAEKHLTLSNPAVIMARTGARGSMLNLTQMAACVGQQSVRGERLNRGYTNRVLIHFKPGDLGAEARGFVSSSYKDGLKPKEFFFHAMGGREGLVDTAVRTAQSGYMQRRLINALQDLHVEYDGTVRDDRGAIVQFLYGEDGADPMRTDNGKAVRVDRLVERIVGVKVE; translated from the coding sequence ATGAGACCGCAGAGGGCAATAGAGAGCATCCAATTTTCCCTGCTTTCTCCTGATGAGATAAGGAAGATGTCGGTTACCAGGATAGTCACCGCCGACACCTACGATGAGGACGGTTTTCCCATCGAGAGGGGGCTGATGGATAGGAGGCTCGGAGTGGTAGAGCCAGGACTGACCTGTAAGACCTGTGGGGGAGGTCCGAAGGAATGTCCCGGTCATTTCGGACACATAGAACTGGCCAGGCCCGTTATCCATGTGAACTATGTGGAAACCATTTTCGATCTCCTCCAGTCCACTTGCAGGAAGTGCGGAAGGATCCTTTTGAAGGAGGAGGAGAGGGAGAAGTTCCTGCAAGAAATGGAGGAAAAGGAGGAGTGGTGGAAAGTTTCTGAGAAAGCCGTACAGGCGGCTAGGGGAAGGAAGGAGTGTCCCCACTGCGGGGAAAAACAGGAGGAAGTGAAGTTCGAGAAGCCTTTCACCTTCGTGGAGGGGAAGGGAAGACTCACCCCTTCGGACATAAGGGCAAGATTGGAAAGGATAAGGAACGAGGACCTAAAGCTTTTGGGCATCAATCCTTCCATCAGACCGGAATGGATGGTCCTACAGGTGCTTTTGGTCCCACCCGTCACCGTGAGGCCCAGCATCACGCTTGAGACTGGAGTGAGATCGGAGGACGATCTCACCCATAAGCTCGTGGACATCATAAGGATCAACCAGAGACTGGCGGAGAACATGGAGGCGGGTGCCCCCCATCTCATCGTGGAAGACCTGTGGGAGCTCCTCCAGTACCATGTGGCCACCTACTTCTCCAACGAGATTTCCGGAGTTCCACCAGCCAGGCACAGATCTGGAAGGGTCCTCCGTACCCTGGGGCAGAGACTGAAGGGAAAGGAAGGGAGGTTCAGGGGGAACCTTTCCGGGAAGAGGGTAGATTTTTCCGCGAGGGCAGTGATTTCACCCGATCCTTGCTTGAAGTTCGACGAGGTGGGCGTGCCGGAGTACGTGGCTAGGGTTCTCACGGTTAGGACCAGGGTGACTACTTTCAACCTGGAGGAAATGCGCGAGCTGGTGAGGAGGGGGGTGGAGAAATATCCTGGGGCCCAGTGGGTAATAAGCCCGGATGGTAAAAGGTACGACCTCCGATACGCGGATAGGGAGGAGCTGGCCCAGAAGCTGGAACCAGGATACATAGTGGAGAGGAACCTGAGGGATGGCGACATCGTGCTCTTCAACCGTCAGCCTTCCCTTCACAGGATGTCCATCATGGCCCACAAAGTGAGGGTGATGCCGGGCCTGACCTTCAGATTGAACCTCTGCGTCTGTCCCCTGTACAATGCAGACTTTGATGGGGACGAGATGAACCTCCACGTACCCCAGAGCGAGGAGGCCCAAGTGGAGGCCATGATCCTCATGGCGGTACAGAACCAGATCATCTCTCCAAGATTCGGAGGACCCATCATAGGTGGCATCCAGGATCACATAACGGGTGCCTACCTACTCACCAGGAAGGAGACCCTGCTGGACAGGGAAAAGGCCTGTCAGCTCCTCCTTCAGGCGGGGGTAGAACCGATCCTTCCCGAACCTGCGGTGAGGAGGGAGGGAAAGGAATACTGGACGGGCAAGCAGATCTTCAGCATCCTTCTGCCCAAGGATTTCAACCTCACCTATCGGGCAAAGATATGTGAGGGTTGTTCGAAATGCAAGGAAAAGGAATGCGAGAAGGAGGCCTATGTGGTAATAGAGAAGGGAGAGCTCAAGTATGGGGTGATCGATGCCCATGCCTACAAGGCCCTCGATAAATGTGAACTCTGGGACAGACTCACCAAGGAGTACGGGGTGGAAAGGGCGTCCGAGTTCCTCAACCAGGTGACCAGACTCTCCATAGCCGCCGCCACGATGCTGGGATTCACCACCAGCATAGAGGACGAGGATATTCCCCTCATAGCCAAGGAGAGGATAGAGGAGAAAATAGAGGAGGCCAAGAAGAAGGTCCAGCAGCTCATAGAGATATACGAGAAAGAAGAGCTGGAACCCCTACCCGGGAGGTCGATGAGGGAGACCCTGGAAATGAGGATCATGGAGGTCCTGGCCGAGGTCAGGGATGAGGCGGGAGAAGTAGCCGAGAAACATCTCACCCTTTCCAATCCTGCCGTCATCATGGCCAGAACGGGTGCAAGGGGAAGCATGCTCAACCTCACCCAGATGGCAGCCTGCGTGGGACAGCAGTCGGTAAGGGGTGAAAGGCTCAACCGCGGATATACCAACAGGGTGCTCATACACTTCAAGCCCGGGGACCTGGGAGCTGAGGCCAGGGGATTCGTGAGTTCGAGCTACAAGGATGGGCTTAAACCGAAGGAGTTCTTCTTCCATGCCATGGGTGGTAGGGAGGGATTGGTGGATACGGCCGTGAGGACGGCCCAGAGTGGTTACATGCAGCGCAGGTTGATAAATGCGTTGCAGGACCTTCACGTGGAGTACGATGGGACGGTCAGGGATGACAGGGGAGCCATCGTGCAGTTCCTCTACGGGGAGGACGGGGCCGACCCCATGAGGACGGATAACGGAAAGGCCGTGAGGGTGGATAGACTAGTGGAGAGAATAGTGGGGGTGAAGGTGGAGTAA